The following is a genomic window from Melopsittacus undulatus isolate bMelUnd1 chromosome 8, bMelUnd1.mat.Z, whole genome shotgun sequence.
AATGTCAGGCCCCACTCAAAAtcagcaggaagaggaagatcAATCTTGGCAGAGTGAAGGAAAAATGCTGGCTTTCTTCATGTTAGCTCATCTCATACATATCTATCTTCAGCTGCTGCCCAGTACTGTGGTGCTCTGCATTAACTACACAGTGGATCAATAACAATTACACCTTCTCAAAAACATGACACATAGCAGGATTGGGTTGACATTTCACTTAGGCCAACATTGATCTCAGTGCATCTGATTCCAGTCCTAAATTCAAGTCAGGCCTGAGTCTAGCTGGAATAAACacacagttaaaaacaaaaaaggaaaccagCTGCTTGTGCCTTGGCTCAGAAGTAAACAGCACATCCATCTGTGCATCCCCCATCTTCAATCCACTATTCTTCCTGTTGCTACTAGTGATTGTAAAGTTGATCAAAGACTATTTTTTATATGAATTACTCACCGTGACATCAATGTTGATAATATCTCCATCCTGAAGAGGTCGACTgaaacataaacagaaaaaaaaatacggTGACAGACGGTTCCCAACAAAGGGAATATAAGAATAAACACCTAATGACACATACATAAAAAATCAGGGGGTAGATACTTTGTGATGGAGGAAGGCTGAGGCAAAAAGAATAACCATTTTTAATGTTCAGCTCTCACTACTTAGAGAACAAGCATAGttgaatataaaataatgagaaacaaCTACCAGAAAAACATATCAACACCTCAAAAATCTGCcattatatttattctttttctctcactAGGGTTCATATTTTACTTTCTGAGTAGCTGAATGTgttgcaaataataataaaaaacacccaacaacAACACAtaaattcaaatatatttattcctTCCCCTATACTTATtttgctggagggaaagaaaataaatcagactgttcttgggttttttttccacacactAAATTCTAAAGGcgttatgctttttttttaaagtttcttgacaaacaggatattttttcctatttcacattaatttctaTAACATCTATCAGCATCATGTGGTAACATGATATGCATCTGTAATACATTTGTATATGACATTTAGTTAAGCTGAAATATGTTCAATGTTaaacataatttattaatttcagtttaacattttcattcCCGGTGGTAGAATGTATATTACTGGGGAAATACCTGTCAGGAATACCATGACATACCACGTTGTTTACAGAAGTACAAACAGATTTTGGAAACCCTCCATAGCCCAGAGGTGACGGATAGGCATTCTGTCTGATTATTTCATGATGAACAATGGAATCTATTTCTTCAGTTGTCATGCCAACCTAAAATATCAAACATAACATCctgttaaaaaagcaaagacagtTTCTCGTATTTACAGAATGTGATTGCAGCCAAGTGTTTCAATGAAATCTCGGGTGTTTCAAATACACTGCTTTGATACAAAACACTAAACTGCCTGATACACTTTATTGATACGTTGaaccttcttttttaaaaaagaaaaaggttttataCAAAGTATACAGGAAAATCGAGGACTTAAAGGTTCCTAAAAAACCTAGAATACTGTCTActtcctttccattcttttttccaCATCTGATTTCTCAAAGACACCAATTTTCCATGGCACCTTGTTTCAGTAGCTGCTGAAATGTCTGGTTTCAATGCTTTCAGTCATTTAAAACACACCATTACTTTCCCTTTGATTTGTGAAAGAAAGGACCTTAACTCTCATAACTGCCCAGGACATTCATCATAATGCATTTGTGCATTTTATGAAACTGCTTTCCAAGTATGCAGTAATTTTAtaaaagatttaaatatttgGCTTCATATCTTGAGGATATTTTACTTAAAGTCACCATAGCCTGGATGATCACAGTGAATCTACAGGCGCTTATCCATCATTTTTAGAAATATTCATTTTTATGCTTGACACTTTCTAGATTCATCATTTTCTCataattttacatatttaaaaaaacccctctcaTAAATCATTCAGCCATTTTCTGAGTATCCATGGAGTGGAAAATGCAAATGCTTAAAATAACATTCTTCTCGCTTTTCTTTTGGATCAACTCTGTCTCTGGAATGGTTAGACCTGAAATTTGAAATTTGGTAGGGAAACCTCCCTCATTGAGAAGAAGTGCTTTTGAGGGTTCCTTTGCAAATTGATTTTGATTTGAATGAGTTTTGAGTCTTTGAAAATCATACTTCATACACATATGAAGATCAATCTTGGCAGAGGAAACGGAAAATCACAGTGGCTGTGATTTTGGAGGCCTTTTTAGTAACACAAGGAATATAGGTAGGCTGTGGTGCAGGAGGCATACTTATCCATATATTGAAATATTCAGTGATCATGCACAATGAATACAGTGGAGTACACTtgtgtgctgtgctgaggaTAAAATCAGGTCGATTTTGCTCAGCTTGCATCTTGTTCAGCACAAAAACATGGCTGGGCAGATAAGGAGCAATGATCACACTCAAGACCAGGATTTGGGGTTACTGTGCAACCCCCCTGCTTTGCAATAGCCGttgcagcctctgtgctgggaTGGCAGCCGCAGCGGGCTGTCTGTATTGGATACTGCAGCCATCGGTTCTGGATAAATATAGGTTTGTTGCTCCTGCCTTCATTCACCCATCTATCATTTTCAGCCCACAGACAAACTGAACCGCTATGTACCAGATTGGATGCTGTCTGCCGCTGATCTGCTCAAGGAATTTGATGTGGCTTTTGGACACTCAGCAGACAGATCTGTGCTCTCTGCATGGCAGGCTTACACACTGTGAAAAGTTCTGATTTTAACAGCATCTCTTTTACTTTTACAGGAGCTTTTGCTAGCTGGCAAGACTGGGGGGGCACCTGCTGCACACCTCATCACCCTTTATTTGGGACTAGGCAATACTATGGTATATATCAAAATACTTCCATTTCATAgaatttgctgttttatttcaaaatcattaaCTCAAACCTAGGAAATACTGTCATATATAATACCACATTGTACTTTTAAGTCATACAGGCAGTGAATGGTATTACCAAAACACCACTCAGCCTAAACTTCATCTTTCTGCATCCATGCATTATAATGCACTTTTGTTATATTGGGGAACGTTACTGACACTAACTAAAGCTGGTTTGGAGGGCTGCATTCAGGGTGGGTTCAACAAGACAACAGGAACAGGTGGAGGGACAGGGCTCTTCAAATAAAATAGTAATGCAGAGTTTACCTTATGAGAACAGCCTAAAAGAGCTTGGTTTGTTTAGTCAGGTGCACTGAAAGCTGTAATAACTCTTACTACGTGAAGGGGACAGACtcaaggaaaaggaggaagctgTTTAAATTAAAGAGTGGAGCTGGCACAAGAGCAAATGGGTATAAACTGGCCATGTGCAACGTCAGGCTGGGAAGTAGACGATGCTTGCTGTTGCAGTGAGAGAGGGTCCTGGCCAAACACTTAACCGATGTAAAACAGTGCTCATCACCTGTCTCCAGCTGACCTGGGCAGTGGTCTCGGCACCACAACTCCTAAGGCCACCTCCCTCCCAGTCCACAGCTCCTGGTCATGTAGTTCTTACCTTATATAAACCTTTTTgctacaaaatgttttttatatcTATGCAGTATTTTGCTATTATGTATGATTTGGCACATACTATACACTGCATCATAAGCTATACTGTGCTGCACACATATGTATTTTATGCATGATAACAACCAAAGAGTATTAGTGGAAAACTGCTCTCATTCAAAACCCACACTGCATATACATGATATTTCAGAAACATGTACATATAAGCCTATGTAAGATTAAACATGTAGGCAGTTTTGTTATTGGCCACCCAGGTCCAGAATTAAGCTTCTTGGAAAGTGTGATgacagctaaaagaaaaaatacatggtaaactgatatttttccccccttttaaGTCAATGGCATTAACCTGCAGTCCCCATCTATCTCTGCATCTCATAGCTACTCAACCCATTTTACCCTATCCAGTATGCTATTACACGAAATAACAAGGCAAGGCGAAAAAAGCACTCCTTCATCTGCAAAACCTGGTAATAGACTCCTCCCAGTACATTTTAACTTGCTAGGTATCCCAAAAAGCATACTGTAGAAACATTTCTGGAAACCATGAGGCTTTATTGCCAATGCACTCCAGAAAACTATGTAGAATTTGGCAGCTGTTTTTCCTATGGCAGCTCTAGGAGTCGCACTGTACCCCACAGGACAGTGAGAGGCCAAAGGATGGATGGGAACAGAGGCAACCCAGCCCTTCAAACTTGCATACATGAAGCGCTGGAAAGCCTGATGTATGAGGAAGATGGGCCAtgaaatgacaggaaaaaatgtaGCAAGGATCTTATAAGAAACTCACATGATTTGGCACAATCCTAATGGAGGGAGATTATAGACTGAGAGACATTACACCTGAGCCAGCAACTCACTCTAAGTACTACATAGGtccaaaatacagaaataattaaaaagtcaTATTATGGACCAAATCAAAAGTTAAtaaatcctttatttttatcACAATCTAAGTTAAAAGTTGGATGCACattaagggaaaataaaaaaaaaaaaaaggtagaaaaaaaacccaaataagtGAAAGCATAAAATGTATTCAAGCTGTTATGGGACTTCTGTAATTGTTACCTTCAAGCTCTTTCCAGCCAGAAGCAGGACATGACGGGCCAATTGACAAGCCTGACGAAGCCCTTGAATCTgatcttcatttttaatttctatgtCGTCTCCCCAGTCTGGTACAATGCCTGTCGTCACATAGTCTGGCTTCTTTATGTGCTTGGAGAAAAAGGATTGAAAATGAAGATCAGAAAACTGAGCATGACAATGGGATCATTTTCTCAGATACTGCCTCCTGCTTCATGGCAGCTTGCCCTTTCTGTCGTAGTATCGACCTTCCTAAGCCATCAGGGCAAACCCTCAAGGCTGCCTCAGTATTTCTTCCACTGCCCttttgaacttaacattgccTGTTACTGCTGACTTGTACAGTCTGTTAGCCTTCCAGTGCTGAAACCCCAGATACTGCAGCTGACTTCCAGCACAGACAGTTGCAAGTTGCAAAACTGTGAGAAAGACTTTAaaactcttcattttcttttgcagagaAAGAAGCACATTTTCTACAAAAGGCATCGTAACATTGGGACAAACATACAGAAATAGGcccaaaaataaaactgatcaAATCCTTAGTTTCTCATTCAGACAAAACTCTGATTAACTTTCACAAGATTGCTTTCTGACTAAGAACCTTAGGATTTagcttattttaatttgaaagtttTTACTTCTTAATCATATGCTATGCCCAGATGTGTCCATCCACAACATTATGCTTTGTCAAGGAAAGAGCAATAGATTCCATTTTCCCCACAcataaaattctgaaaattcatttctaattttttaaaatccaCAACAGTTTCATGGCATGTGTATAAATACAACAAACTAACAATAACGGTAACAGAGATGTTAAACGCATAGAGATGGAAATACACTTTCTCCTGGACGTTCCTGGGCTGTTTCACTGTTTGGAGAAGATTCTCTTCGCCCATCACAGCTGAGCTGATTCTCTACCATGCCAGCCACATGGTGAGTTTTGCACTGATTTAACAGAATACAGAATCAAATAGCAAAAACCAAAGTGGGCATGTGGGCTGTACACAAGAAGACTATAAGCTGGCAGGGTATAGGGGTAAAGAGTGTTATAGCCAATTAGCTCTAGATGGGCTTTAAATAGGACTACTGTTAACTCCTACAGGTATTTAATTTGTACTCTGATAAAAAGTGAAACTACCTTTAGTAGACTCAGGTCAACAGAATTTCAGATTTCCATTCTGTTCAAATAACAGCATATCGACCCTAACAACATCCTATTGCAGTGGGCTGGGATTTAATTTAGTAAACAACCCCTCCATCTCCTGGGTTAGCAGCTCCTCAACCATAGCACCCTCACTTTCCCCTTGGAGGGCACATATCTAGAAACTGTTGAAACCTGACCCTCCTGACCTGTAAGATCTGTTAATGTAGAAGCCCAGAGAAGCATAGAGACAAATGTCTATGTATACAGTTTCACACCAGCATCTTGAAAACAACCATGTTATTTCAGTGTGATTTCTGCCATACTCTGTATGAGGCAGTAACTTTGCTCTCAAGTTTTTAGAGTTCAAGAATTGGACTGACGTTTAGACAAACTGAGAATTTTGATCTGTGAAGATTTTTCATTATGACAACATATTTCTCCCTCTTTGTCctaaaagaagcatttaaatacaggggaaaaaaagctccACAATTtctaaacttttaaaaatatctaaagCATATAACCCTGTGTTCTTCCCTTGCACAGAGCTTCCACAGCCCCTTAGGTGTTAGAGCCCTACATCCTTATCTGCTTTCCTATCTAACAACTTTTAAGTATTTCTGGCTCATGGAAATACTCTATATTTTGAGTAAGAAATCTATAATAAgatgaaaagtaaaatttaaaaaagtacTAATACAGATCCTGAAGCACTGTTTAGGAAaggtattttggttttctttcgCCTAAAGGAAAGATACTAAACAGTTCATCTGTATGCTGTAAATAAatgggggggagaagggaaagggaaaaaaaaggacaaaaaaaagaaaatcagaagttGGACACATTTCAAAATTGCATGAAAAAAGGTCCTTTTGGCTCTAAACTACATGAAAGTATATGttgcaagtaaaaaaaaccacTCAGGCACAGTGAAGACAAGCTTAGAACATGCATTGGGGTTGCGTGGCAGCTACCAGCAGATATTGTATGTTCTCTTCCTAAATCTGACATAACCAATTAACAAAACCTTCagcaaaatataaatgtttttataacTAGCTTGCTGGAGTTTTATACAGAAAAGGACTCAGATGATCATTAATGATTCCTACTGACTCTTGGTAGGACCATCTACAATTGCCCAAAAGGAGAATCTGGACCCAGAAGTGTAAAATGCCGACAGATTATTAAGATATTCCACATTTATACTACCCTAAGTGAACAAGCCCCATATTTAAACTCCCTAATAACTGTGTTTAACATGGTAGGCAGCTGAAAACTTCTCTCACCAACGCTCCTATTTCAAATACCAGATCAAGCAACAGGACAGTGACCCAAACCCCAGCTGTTTGACGATGAATGCATTTGATCACACCTGCAGCTTAACTCTACATGACTGAAGAACACATTAGATAATAGAAATTGCAGTACCTTGGGAACTGGGTGAGCTGGAGAAACTGTGGCTGGCCAAACTATACTATAAGCAGTACTTCTTTGTCCCTGAAAGATGCAGCATCTTTGCTGTTGATTGCTTGACTGTCTGTGCAGGTAGATACGATTgtacaaagaaaagaatatgTGGCAGCCAGTCACAGAACCTGTTAACAgataagttaaaaataattaacattgTTTTCTACTACCATGTTACAAACTGGAAAGGGCAAAAAGAAGGACATcatgtaaaataaaacccagaactCATGCAATGGCCAAGGGTAGTTCAAATTGTACAAGTCTTTTACTGTTAAAGACAGAGCATTAACACCAAGAAGcagtaagaacaaaaaaacctcctCAAAGAATACTTTGAAACTTTACAAAATGCCAGCTCTGTTCTGGCTCAATGTATTAAAAACTAGTGTGGGTAAATTCCCCCAAGCTTGCAGCCAGGAGCGATGCTCCAACTGGCCCCTGCAAGGCTAGATACTGTCCTGTTCAAGGTTTGGTGAAATGGTAAATAAGGGACAATAGcaagaaaagagaatgaaaaaaaaaatttaatattgATTTCAGACAGTATTTTCAGCCGTATTTTTTCAGAATTGGTCATGGATTTGAGCATGACCAAGTTAATGTTGCCCTTGTCATTTGCACCAAGACACAAGGAATGAGGTTCAATTTGTCCTGCCTAGGAAGgcaacagaaaaagcttttaattaaaaataaaaaagttatttttaattttggccAAAGGCAATTGAATAGATTAAAATTTGTAAATTGAATGagattttcatttaattcaCGTCGGAATTTGGGATGGCAGTTCAGCAGAGTGTTCATTGCTCAAATTTAGCTGTTGGGTAACGAAATATTTTGCccctctcaaaaaaaacccacaaaaccaactaaaaaccaaacaagagagaaaaaaggaaaaggggggaaaagtgCATTGAGGCCCAAAGGTTGTCAGAGACATCAAATTCAAAACAAAGTACCACAAAAGATGATGCTAGTATTGAAACTGGGAAACATGCTAAATTCAAAAGGATTATTGACCCTGCCAATTAAACTACAATTGCATGTAGTGCATATTTCCATTACTCAAACATTCTACAAGCTAAACAGAGgggttttctgaaataaaagtttCACATCATAGTTaatctgcttctgaaaaatgtCATCTGTATATACAACCACAAGAGCAATCCTTTACGGGAAGTGACCCATATGAATAATCACTCTTCAgtgaaacatgttttcttttaaacagaagTAACTAAACATTTCTGTatcacagaaattaagaaattaatttactaCATATTTTGTATTATgtaagaatgatttttttttcttttttagaagaAGTCACTTCCATATcttgtgtgtttttattttgatgttctttccttcctttcttttggaTGCATTTATCATGTCCAGATACAGAAATCATCCTTCCACATGCACTTTACAGCATCTTGTCTTATACAGGAGATTCAAGCTATACACCTTTTTTGGAGTCCCAAAACACAGAATTAATGAAATAACAGCTGCATGAAAACTGCTTTAGAAGTGTTCCCCCCGTCTCTTTGCACACTGATTCATGCATGTTTAGTTACCAGTATCTGAAAGGCTGTAAATCCTTTTACTCAATACAAGGAAATTTTTacatgtttgttttggtttttcttttttttttttttttttaattgttgatAAGTAACAAGGAAGAGTTGGAGAGTGAGGCTCAGATCAAGCTCTCAGTGTAACTTGGGTACCTCAATGGAAGTTGCCTGCTTCGAAAAGGAAGAGAGTGTCTCCATGGAAGTAGAGCTGCTCAGTTAACAGAGGGCTGGATTGGTTTGGTGGTGTTTTAAATATAGTTTAATCACAACCTCACCTACTGCTTTCCCTAGTGTCTccttcacaggaagaaaaatcattgtccagttaaatacaaaaaaaaaaaaagaatgtgggCTATCTAACCTGCTCAATATATAAGCACACCCAAAGAGCCCAAAGCATCATACAAACTCCCTGGCTGGTCTGCAACCATTTCTGGAAGCTGGAAGCACAGAATCTGCTAAGGGAGCAACTTTTAGGCCCTCAGAAGTAGCAATCAGTCTGCTAGCCTAAGCTAAGATAGGTCTTTTAGAGAGTGAAGTGGAAGTACCTTACTCTTATCACAGCTGAAGGtattataaatatattgaaaatCCACACTCACTGATGCGGTCAGCTGAAGTCCATGTGGACATGAATATGGGAATGTGAATGCTCTCCTTGACACATAGCATGCTGCCTGGGCACCTTGTCTACTGTGTAAAAGTTTAATTGGGGAAGAAAAGGTGCAGGCATGCTTGTCAATTGTTCAACAATAAAGCTCCAGATGTCCAAATACATGTTCTTAAGTACACTGAACCACTTTATATTCATGGGTGTGTTCCTATTGGCTGTCCCACATTTGGAAGGCATAGCTTTTTATTTGGAATTAAATTTTTGCCTCTGTTCTCCCATAGAGACACTGTAAGTGTTGTCACAAGATAACAGGATAATAAGACACTGTAGTCTGTTGTTATTCTAACTACTCATTATAAACCAGACGAATACAAGAATATCTACTACTTGAACAGGTGAAATGcgacaataaaataaatatcactGGAGTATAACATGACTCCTAAAATACATCACAAGAATTATAAACACAGGACGACTCAAcctttatttgaaatataaaaaattatagcagaaaatattttccttcaaagtaaaaataaaaggaaataaagtggcattaaaatataatgaagttattgttttataatgaaaatcTGGACTCCATCCACAGACTTCCTTCCTTAAGAAGGCCTTCCTAATGCCTTCACagctccttttattttttaagctcCCATATTCACAGCTAATTCGATATAGCAACATCATCAATCATTGGAGACAGGAACAACTGGCTGTATTCTCCAAGTCTGGCTCAGATAttccctcctccccattcctTACACCTACTAAAGCTTTTCTCAGTGACTTATTTACTTTTGCAACTCTAGCACTCAGGCACATCCTTTTTGCTAAGCTTTCTGTGTATATTGATTACCGTAAGATAGTTCATACAGGATTTACACAGCTTCCAGTGGAAACTGCAGTCATTGGAGAGAGCCTGGAGTTTGCAGCCAGGTAGCCTGGTAACACATGACCAAAGCCAGGATTCAAAGTTGACCCTTTTACACAATttacacatttttcctttctcccaacAGAAAGTCTATGTCACCTCCCACAAGTAACAGAGTATTTACTAGCAGCTGCAATAAGAAGAATCATTACCAGCATTACTGAATCACATCAGCAGATAGGATGTACTGAGCACAGAAAATTACAGACAACTGCTCCTCTGACTTGACAGTGAATCACACTGTGCAATCTGTATGCATGCATgtcctgctggagctgctggattCCTCAGCATTCCTTACAGACCTTAATTTGTATTAATAGTATAAATATGCGCTGTGAGCTTTTGTGAATTACCAGATGAATTTCTCTTCTGaggaaatgacattttctttttctcttaaacgAGTCAGCCAAAGGGGTTGAATACAGAATTCAAGTATGATGATGGGTGGGAGCATTTTTAAGTGACTGATTTTGTAGCACAATGTGCCCTATATTTATTAGCCTTTTACTCTAGGTCTATTTTAATTGTTATCTGTTCATGCATGCTATACTATATAATGAAATGCTCCCATTTCACTCACAGAGTGGAGAGTTTTTTATGTGTATCTCTATTAATGACCCTTAATTAAGTTGATTTTAGTcatttaaatgtgattttcctCTGGtcaagaagtatttttaacaggAGATGTTGGAAATGAACTCTCACATAAGCCCTTTTCTAATGCTTCTTGTTTAACATTTGCAGCAATTTATCAGCTGTGTTTTCAATGAATGAGGTGTGGGGTAGCCATGCAAAAAACTGCTCATCTACATGATTCATCAAACGTGATTGTTAGAAACCATTTTTGGGagtatttatttatgaaagagGTTAAATTTCCAAGTAATTAACAAAAATGTTAGCAAAGGATAAACTTCAGGACAGTTCTAAGCTACAATAAATACAAGGGTACATCTTAAAAGAgccaagaaataaaattcacattttaaaaaatgatttaGTCATAGTATTCGCAGAAGCAGAGTACCAAAGTTATTCAGGATTACAAGAATTAACATCTAGCCcatttaggaaataaaataaagttgCTCTTGATAAAGCAAATCTTAGTGTATGTGAACAATTAACAACATCAAAAGCATTGTTCTGATAACTACTTTCAAaagatgtgatttttatttttttttttactgaaaaaagaCTGACTGTGGAGATTTTCTTAGGATACATGCATTTGACAGGAGAGCACTAGAGATTTTAATTTGCCTTGTCAGGTCATTTCAATATTGTAATTTAACTTCTTgtgcaaatattatttttgctgAAACTTCAGAGGACTAAAGTGAGTTATCAAAAATCACTATGGGTGAATCACTATGGGTATGTGGAATCCAACCAATACAACTAGGTAAGAATATATAGCTTTTTACTGTTAATTACCAAATGTTCCAATCCAAAATAATGGTTGTGGTTTGAAAGATCATTTACTTGTAATTCTAACTGTCTTTTAAAACACTGACTTTGTAATCCCCGTGTTGCAATGGTACGTCCAAGCTTCAGAAATTGGATGGGAAAGATTAAAGGTTCTCTCCAACTCTGTGTAACCTGTGTAGCAAAAGAGCAGCTCACATTTCACAAGCAATAACCTGTgcatttgctgaaaaaaaaagggggggggataaaaaaaaaagaacaacacagGGAAATGCCTGAGGCAGAAGCTGAAACTGATTGGGCAAAGTAGAAGGACAAGAGCCcttgaaattaaacaaaagcaaattcaTTCTGTTGACAGATGTTGATTACATCAAAGCCACGAaagaacttttttccttttctctttttttttcttttttgcgCTAATACCTCTGTGCTTTCTGTACATTAAGGATGTAGCATCCAGCACAGCCCAACAcatcataatttttaaatttggtAAAAGTATATTGTAATGAGATCTTAACGACAGGCTGCTCCAAACAAGAGTGTATTCACATGGTCATGTCTGCATACCCGTGCTGGTCATGCCATCATCAGCCCCTTACTTCCAGGGGTTAACTGCTCTGGCAGCCAAATAAAATACAGAGAGCGCTGTGTAATTATGGAGACAGTCAAAGGGCAGACTCTATTTTGAAATCTATTTGCACAGACAAGGTCTTCCAATTTCGCTTACAGGAAACAAGCTGGTAAAGGGGGTCTCCTCCTCTCCAGATGCTTTCCACACGTTTTTCCCACATCAGGAAATCGTGGACATGGACACCATGCAGCACTGTTTCCTGGATTGCAGGACTGTGTCATTACAAGGAGAAGAGCAAGTCCCTGCTCGTGAGAAATATTTCCTCCTAATTGCCCATAttaggggaaaacaaaacccacaaggaCTACTGAAAAAGGGACTAGCAGCAATTTGTAAACAGGACGCAGCCACAGCTGTCATGATGGTAttggagaagagaaaacagaaatgaaagggtAAAACCACTCTGGTTTTAATAACATGATTGGGGAAATGAAATATTCATCAGGATAGATATGACTTCAATTACAACAGCAACACATTGGTAAAAACCTCAACAATAGCATGCTTACGACTGTACAAACTGAAACATGGGCCAGTATCTCACAAACATTATATTGTAATTTGGCATTGGtttatttaataattgaaattaattGGAAACTAACGACTGAAGTTGTTTAGTTAATAAAGGTGTTAATAGAATTGCTGTTCTCTTTACCTaataaaaggcttttaaagcaaagcaatggCCTAACACCCACTGATTCCAAGGGAGCAGAAGCAGCCCCTCTGCCAACACCACTGGACTCTTCCATGACACAGAAAAAGTTAAGTTTGGCCCTGAGGACCAGTTATGTCCCTGTTAATTACAGTTTCAACCTTATTTCACAGACAGTGGAACCAGACAATTTGTATTTGCTGTACGCCAATACAAATTAGTTTTTTAATTGGCTGGAAATTTATAAACTATATGGAAGTACATTCTTGTTTGGCTTTACTTATTATTAGTCTAGACCAGCACACTAAAACGATGAATCAGTGCCTTCTGGAATAGTGCCGGTCTTCTATTTCATTATTCACTCAAACTTAGGGCCAACAAAATAGCTGTTCTACAAGTTGGTAAACTGGGAAACCACAGAGAACCAGAACCTCTTCTATTTACAGGAAGGATGACAGCCTAAGGGTACTTCATCTCAATAATAACAACATTCAAGTAACGGTGCCCAGGTCATGACAAGC
Proteins encoded in this region:
- the METAP1D gene encoding methionine aminopeptidase 1D, mitochondrial isoform X1 — translated: MAAPRAVSVLRGGGSVTGCHIFFSLYNRIYLHRQSSNQQQRCCIFQGQRSTAYSIVWPATVSPAHPVPKHIKKPDYVTTGIVPDWGDDIEIKNEDQIQGLRQACQLARHVLLLAGKSLKVGMTTEEIDSIVHHEIIRQNAYPSPLGYGGFPKSVCTSVNNVVCHGIPDSRPLQDGDIINIDVTVYYNGYHGDTSETFLVGNVDKSGEKLVEVARKCRDEAIAACRPGASFSVIGNTISSVALQGGFQVCPFFVGHGIGSYFHGHPEVWHHANDRDLLMEEGMAFTIEPIIMEGSPEFKILKDKWTAISVDNKRSAQFEHTIVITSEGAEILSKLVEEA